GGAAGGTCGCCGTCCCCGAGTCCCCGGGGCTGGGGATCGCCCCCGACATGGATCGGATCGAGGAGGCGCACAGGCTCTACAAGGAGAAGGCTCTGGGCGCCCGCGACGACGCGAAGACCATGCAGTACCTGATCCCGGGCTGGAAATTCGACAACAAGCGCCCCTGCATGGTGCGCTGAAGAGGGGGAGGGCCATGGACACGAGCTTCATCCGCGGAGTCATCCCGCCCATCGTCACCCCGGTGGACCGCGACGAGCGGGTGGACGAGCGCAGCCTGCGGCGGATGGTCGACCACGTCGTCGCCGGCGGCGTGCACGGCATCCTGTCGCTCGGAAGCACCGGGGAGTTCTTCGGGCTCGACCCGGAGCAGCAGCGGCGCGCCGTGCGGATCACCGTCGACCAGGCGAAGGGGCGCGTCCCGGTCTACGCGGGGATCGGGGCGATCTCCACCCGGGAGTGCATCCAGGGGGCAAGGATGGCCGCGGAGGAGGGGGCGCAGGCCGTCACGATGCTCCCGCCGATGTTCCTCTCCCCCAACGACG
This genomic window from Thermodesulfobacteriota bacterium contains:
- the gudD gene encoding glucarate dehydratase (catalyzes the formation of 5-keto-4-deoxy-D-glucarate from glucarate) encodes the protein HWIWQDGQRLTREPLRIAGGKVAVPESPGLGIAPDMDRIEEAHRLYKEKALGARDDAKTMQYLIPGWKFDNKRPCMVR